A portion of the Collinsella aerofaciens genome contains these proteins:
- the tatA gene encoding twin-arginine translocase TatA/TatE family subunit → MFGLRAPELIIILFVVLIIFGPKNLPKLGKSLGSTVKNIREGMEGDDKAETKQAEEVVVEQSEEDKEIAELEAKLAAAKKKQAEDSDADAE, encoded by the coding sequence ATGTTTGGACTGAGGGCTCCTGAGCTCATCATTATTCTCTTCGTTGTCCTGATTATCTTCGGGCCCAAGAACCTGCCGAAGCTCGGCAAGTCCCTCGGCTCTACCGTCAAGAATATCCGCGAGGGTATGGAGGGCGACGATAAGGCCGAGACCAAGCAGGCCGAGGAGGTCGTGGTCGAGCAGTCCGAGGAGGACAAGGAGATCGCTGAGCTCGAGGCCAAGCTCGCTGCTGCCAAGAAGAAGCAGGCAGAGGACAGCGACGCGGACGCAGAGTAG
- a CDS encoding HAD family hydrolase: MSHNTLPTVAELSGEMRERLAKVKYVFTDLDATMLAPGSCVLRDNDGNPSTKLVEAVVALARAGIQVVPTSGRNRTMIHEDARVLGLNSYIGEMGGLVMYDLKANDWEYLTGDMPYDPSCGLTPHQVIEQTGVCEKILARWPHKIEYHNDMSTGYKYREVTVGMRGDIPDDEAQAILDEAGCGLVWACNGHLTHLSKPTTLELDRVEDGRAFNINPAGLNKGVAIARFCEHLGIEREETLALGDSESDFYMADHVGTFCLVENGLTSAGAPEFLAACENAFVTRGKIVDGWAATAELLVAARS; the protein is encoded by the coding sequence ATGTCCCACAACACCCTGCCGACCGTCGCCGAGCTTTCGGGCGAGATGCGCGAGCGCTTGGCCAAGGTTAAGTACGTCTTTACCGACCTGGATGCTACGATGCTCGCACCCGGCTCGTGCGTGCTGCGCGACAACGACGGCAACCCCTCGACCAAACTCGTCGAGGCCGTCGTGGCACTTGCCCGCGCTGGTATTCAGGTGGTTCCCACCTCGGGCCGCAACCGCACCATGATCCACGAGGATGCGCGCGTGCTCGGCCTCAACTCCTACATTGGTGAGATGGGCGGCCTGGTCATGTACGACCTCAAAGCCAACGATTGGGAGTATCTGACCGGCGACATGCCCTACGACCCCTCTTGCGGTCTCACGCCGCACCAGGTGATCGAGCAGACCGGCGTGTGCGAGAAGATCCTCGCCCGCTGGCCGCACAAGATCGAGTATCACAACGACATGTCGACCGGCTACAAGTACCGCGAGGTCACCGTCGGCATGCGCGGCGACATCCCCGATGACGAGGCACAGGCCATCCTCGACGAGGCCGGCTGCGGTCTGGTCTGGGCTTGCAACGGCCATCTGACGCATCTGTCCAAGCCGACGACGCTCGAGCTCGATCGCGTCGAGGACGGTCGCGCCTTCAACATCAACCCCGCGGGCCTCAACAAAGGCGTCGCCATTGCGCGCTTCTGCGAGCACCTAGGGATCGAGCGCGAGGAGACGTTGGCGCTCGGCGATTCCGAGTCCGACTTCTACATGGCCGATCACGTGGGCACGTTCTGCCTGGTCGAGAATGGCCTGACGAGCGCCGGTGCGCCCGAGTTCTTGGCTGCTTGCGAGAACGCTTTCGTTACGCGCGGCAAAATTGTCGACGGTTGGGCGGCGACGGCAGAGCTGCTGGTCGCGGCGCGTTCGTAG
- the greA gene encoding transcription elongation factor GreA — protein MDASQIVLTAEGRQKLVEELAWREGDYAKEIVEDIKEARAFGDLSENSEYDAAKDKQAQNAARIAEIQAILANAQVAATTGDLTVSIGSTVSLIDPNGEVMEVTLVGTTETNSLEHKISNESPVGHAIIGHGEGDSVEVVTPSGKTRVYTIAKIAR, from the coding sequence ATGGACGCAAGCCAGATCGTACTGACCGCTGAGGGCCGCCAGAAGCTCGTCGAGGAGCTCGCTTGGCGTGAGGGCGATTACGCCAAGGAGATCGTCGAGGACATCAAGGAAGCCCGCGCGTTCGGCGACCTTTCGGAGAACTCCGAGTACGATGCCGCCAAGGACAAGCAGGCCCAGAACGCCGCTCGTATTGCCGAGATCCAGGCCATCCTCGCCAACGCTCAGGTTGCTGCCACCACGGGCGATCTGACCGTCTCCATCGGTTCCACCGTTTCTCTGATTGATCCCAACGGTGAGGTCATGGAAGTCACGCTCGTCGGTACCACCGAGACCAACTCGCTCGAGCACAAGATTTCCAACGAGTCTCCGGTCGGTCACGCCATCATCGGTCACGGCGAGGGCGACTCCGTCGAGGTCGTTACGCCTTCCGGCAAGACTCGCGTCTACACCATCGCCAAGATCGCACGCTAG
- a CDS encoding Mur ligase family protein yields the protein MHHSDSATVTTVDTLAKLLDVCGELRASEQVDERAVTGCSFDSRAVSAGDVFFCKGAAFKPAFLSMALDAGAVAFVCEESLVESLEPLAQESGAAMLVVDSVRTAMALLPPEVYDRPDHDVKIVGITGTKGKTTAAFMLQSIIKAAGESCGMIGSVSTDDGIECYESTNTTPEAPEVWRHIANCRESGRQSMVMEVSSQALKYQRVENLPFDVACFLNIGRDHISPIEHPTFEDYFESKLRIFDQAKTAVVNLGTEEVDRVLEAASTAERLVTVGVEHPEASLWASDVRMVGFSIEFNLHGLCADEFEAGEKILLGIAGDFNVENALVAIAAAHEIGIGIDAIKKGLSKLRVPGRMEVVESKDGRVICVVDYAHNQLSFRSLFSSVKRAFPTSPVIAVFGAAGGKAQERREQLPREAAPYSDLMIFANEDPAHEDPMKVCRELAEHVPDDTPNKIILDREAAVHAAFKAAREEYVNPDAPTIVLLLAKGDEELMHVGDEFVPIESDLSLANRLIDVTQFD from the coding sequence ATGCACCATTCGGATTCCGCGACCGTGACCACGGTCGATACGCTTGCCAAGCTTCTCGATGTGTGCGGCGAGCTGCGCGCATCAGAGCAGGTTGACGAGCGTGCCGTGACCGGCTGCTCGTTTGATTCGCGCGCGGTCTCGGCAGGTGACGTGTTCTTTTGCAAAGGTGCTGCCTTTAAGCCCGCGTTTTTGAGCATGGCGCTCGATGCGGGTGCCGTCGCATTTGTGTGCGAAGAGTCGCTGGTCGAGTCTCTGGAGCCGCTGGCGCAGGAGAGCGGTGCTGCGATGCTGGTTGTTGATAGCGTTCGCACGGCCATGGCCCTGTTGCCGCCGGAGGTCTACGACCGTCCCGACCACGACGTCAAGATCGTGGGCATCACCGGTACCAAGGGAAAGACCACGGCCGCTTTTATGCTTCAGTCCATCATCAAGGCAGCGGGCGAATCCTGCGGCATGATCGGCTCGGTGAGTACCGACGATGGCATCGAGTGCTACGAGAGCACCAATACTACGCCCGAGGCCCCCGAGGTCTGGCGCCATATCGCCAACTGCCGTGAGTCCGGTCGCCAGTCCATGGTCATGGAGGTCTCGAGCCAGGCGCTCAAGTACCAACGCGTCGAGAATCTGCCGTTTGACGTGGCGTGCTTCCTCAACATCGGTCGTGACCACATCTCGCCGATCGAACACCCCACGTTTGAGGATTATTTTGAGAGCAAACTCAGGATCTTTGACCAGGCAAAGACCGCCGTGGTGAATCTGGGCACCGAAGAGGTTGACCGTGTGCTGGAGGCAGCGTCGACGGCCGAGCGCTTGGTGACCGTTGGCGTCGAGCATCCCGAGGCAAGCCTGTGGGCGAGCGATGTGCGCATGGTCGGCTTTAGCATCGAGTTCAACTTGCATGGCCTGTGTGCCGACGAGTTCGAGGCGGGGGAGAAGATCCTGCTGGGTATCGCGGGAGACTTTAACGTGGAGAACGCGCTGGTCGCTATCGCCGCTGCGCACGAGATCGGCATCGGTATCGATGCCATCAAGAAGGGCCTCTCCAAGCTTCGTGTGCCGGGCCGTATGGAGGTCGTGGAGTCGAAGGACGGCCGCGTGATCTGCGTCGTTGACTATGCGCACAACCAGCTTTCGTTCCGTTCGCTTTTCTCGTCGGTCAAGCGCGCGTTTCCCACTAGCCCCGTCATTGCAGTGTTTGGCGCTGCCGGCGGCAAGGCGCAGGAGCGCCGCGAGCAGCTTCCGCGCGAGGCCGCACCATATTCCGACCTGATGATTTTTGCCAACGAGGACCCGGCTCACGAGGACCCGATGAAGGTCTGTCGCGAGCTTGCCGAACATGTTCCCGACGATACGCCGAACAAGATCATCCTCGATCGCGAAGCCGCTGTGCATGCGGCGTTCAAGGCAGCGCGCGAGGAGTACGTCAACCCCGATGCTCCCACCATTGTCTTGCTGCTGGCAAAGGGTGACGAGGAGCTCATGCACGTGGGCGACGAGTTCGTGCCCATCGAGAGCGACCTTTCGTTGGCCAATCGCCTGATCGATGTTACCCAGTTTGACTAA
- the rph gene encoding ribonuclease PH encodes MEYMQVNRANGRAANELRPVKLTRGVMKHAHGSCLAEFGDTRVLCAATIEEGVPGWRKGAKAGWVTAEYAMLPASTGKRCKREHANRKGRSMEIERLIGRSLRTVVNMKALGEYTVTVDCDVIQADGGTRTASITGAWVALRDALAMWVEAGKIERIPLTGQVAAISMGVVDGNTLLDLDYSEDSHAEVDMNLVATDTGEMIELQGTGEQAPFDRKRLNALLDLGDKGIAELIELQRQALA; translated from the coding sequence ATGGAGTACATGCAGGTCAACCGCGCCAACGGTCGCGCCGCCAACGAGTTACGCCCCGTTAAGCTCACCCGTGGCGTCATGAAGCACGCCCACGGTTCGTGCCTGGCCGAGTTTGGCGACACGCGCGTGCTGTGTGCCGCCACTATCGAGGAGGGCGTGCCGGGCTGGCGAAAGGGAGCTAAGGCCGGCTGGGTGACCGCGGAATACGCCATGCTGCCGGCGTCGACCGGCAAGCGCTGCAAGCGCGAGCACGCCAACCGCAAGGGCCGCTCCATGGAGATCGAGCGCCTCATTGGCCGCAGCCTGCGTACCGTCGTTAACATGAAGGCGCTCGGCGAGTACACCGTCACCGTCGACTGCGATGTGATCCAGGCCGATGGCGGCACGCGTACAGCGAGCATCACCGGCGCCTGGGTGGCGCTGCGCGACGCCCTCGCCATGTGGGTCGAGGCGGGCAAGATCGAGCGCATCCCGCTTACCGGCCAGGTGGCCGCCATCTCCATGGGCGTTGTCGACGGCAATACGCTGCTTGACCTCGATTATTCCGAGGACAGCCATGCCGAAGTCGACATGAACCTCGTCGCCACCGACACCGGTGAGATGATCGAGCTCCAGGGCACCGGCGAGCAGGCGCCCTTTGACCGTAAGCGCCTCAACGCCCTGCTCGACCTGGGCGACAAAGGCATCGCCGAGCTCATCGAGCTCCAGCGCCAGGCCCTCGCCTAA
- the rdgB gene encoding RdgB/HAM1 family non-canonical purine NTP pyrophosphatase — protein sequence MALEKIDIDTLDPAATIVVATGNAHKLTEIEAILGKVMPEVRFVALGQLGDFEDPEENGTTFLENAIIKAQAAVEETGLMAIADDSGLVVDALDGEPGVYSARYAGVHGDDAANNAKLLVNLEGVADEDRTARFMSVVALIDTDGLVTYGEGACEGVIAHEGRGDHGFGYDPLFLPVDTPGKTMAELTADEKNAISHRFHALEHLSAKLTGEE from the coding sequence ATGGCACTTGAGAAGATCGACATCGACACCCTCGACCCGGCGGCGACCATTGTCGTGGCAACGGGTAACGCCCATAAGCTCACCGAGATCGAGGCCATTTTGGGCAAGGTCATGCCCGAGGTTCGCTTTGTGGCGCTCGGCCAGCTGGGCGATTTTGAGGACCCCGAGGAAAACGGCACGACGTTTTTGGAGAACGCCATCATCAAGGCGCAGGCTGCCGTCGAAGAGACGGGGCTCATGGCCATTGCCGACGATTCGGGCCTGGTCGTCGACGCACTGGACGGTGAGCCCGGTGTGTATAGCGCGCGCTACGCGGGCGTTCACGGCGACGATGCCGCCAACAACGCCAAGCTGCTCGTGAATCTGGAGGGCGTGGCCGACGAGGACCGCACTGCGCGCTTTATGAGCGTCGTCGCGCTCATCGATACGGACGGCCTGGTCACCTATGGCGAGGGCGCCTGCGAGGGGGTTATCGCGCACGAGGGTCGCGGCGATCACGGCTTTGGCTACGACCCGCTGTTCCTGCCGGTCGATACGCCGGGCAAGACTATGGCCGAGCTCACGGCGGACGAGAAGAACGCCATCAGCCATCGATTCCATGCGCTCGAGCACCTATCCGCCAAACTGACGGGCGAGGAGTAA
- the murI gene encoding glutamate racemase, with the protein MSDIENLAGDTRPIGVFDSGLGGLTVARAIATALPHESVYYFGDTKRCPYGTRTEDEVRSFALQAGRWLSKHDVKIMVIACNTATAAALRLAQQVLDVPVIGVIAPGARAAINSTRSRRVGVLATNLTIRSGAYTRAIQDLDAGVDVYGCPASSFVEVVEHELASGAHLQEQWLENEDIFDTPAVRALVGATVEPLRDHGIDTVVLGCTHFPLLVGPIRHALGPGVRVVSSAEETTRELTDILTRREQLAGDAAEPQHRFATTADNIAEFAVAGSFIFGQPLKSIEHIDIDELK; encoded by the coding sequence ATGTCCGATATCGAGAATCTGGCAGGCGACACGCGCCCGATTGGCGTGTTCGATTCTGGTTTGGGCGGTCTGACGGTTGCGCGCGCCATCGCGACGGCGCTGCCGCATGAGTCCGTCTACTACTTCGGCGACACCAAACGCTGCCCCTACGGCACGCGCACCGAGGATGAGGTGCGCTCGTTTGCGTTGCAGGCGGGCCGTTGGCTGTCGAAGCACGACGTCAAGATTATGGTCATCGCCTGCAACACGGCGACAGCTGCGGCCTTGCGTCTGGCCCAGCAGGTGCTCGACGTTCCCGTGATCGGCGTGATCGCGCCGGGTGCCCGTGCGGCAATCAACAGCACCCGCTCGCGTCGCGTGGGCGTGCTCGCCACCAACCTCACCATTCGCTCGGGCGCCTACACGCGCGCCATTCAGGATCTAGATGCCGGCGTCGATGTATACGGCTGTCCTGCCTCGAGCTTTGTCGAGGTTGTCGAACACGAGCTCGCCTCGGGTGCACATCTGCAAGAACAGTGGCTTGAGAACGAGGACATCTTCGATACGCCTGCCGTGCGTGCACTGGTGGGTGCCACGGTTGAGCCGCTGCGCGACCACGGTATCGATACCGTGGTGCTCGGCTGTACGCATTTTCCGCTGTTGGTGGGACCTATCCGCCATGCGCTGGGGCCTGGGGTGCGCGTCGTGAGTTCCGCCGAGGAGACCACGCGCGAGCTGACCGACATCCTTACGCGCCGCGAGCAGCTGGCGGGCGACGCCGCCGAGCCGCAGCATCGTTTTGCCACGACGGCCGATAACATTGCCGAGTTTGCGGTGGCGGGCAGCTTTATCTTTGGTCAGCCGCTCAAGAGCATTGAGCATATCGATATCGATGAGCTGAAATAG
- the asnB gene encoding asparagine synthase (glutamine-hydrolyzing): MCGFVGFVGGTDNQSEVLTKMMDRIVHRGPDMGGQFIDGRVALGFRRLSILDLTEAGAQPMANEDGSVVIVFNGEIYNFQELRSELEAKGYQFHCGADTESLLHGYEEWGEAVLDRLRGMYAFVIWDKKKNKLFGARDIFGIKPLYYYPMADAGDGAPGVLFGSEIKSFLDYPHFHKAVNKKALRPYMTLQYSATEETFFEGVYKLPPAHYFTVDIPTGKMNIERYWDCDYSAVEKPFEEYVDELDEVVHESVEAHRIADVKVASFLSGGVDSSYIAACLMPDKTFSVGFDYKNFNETNYAKELSDKLGVENVRKMITADEFFGALEDIQYHMDEPQSNLSSVPLWFLAEMARKDVTVVLSGEGADELFGGYAYYEDTVPVRKYKKMVPLPIRRALGNLALHMPYFKGHNFLVKGAEIPEKSFLGQALVWPEREVDGVLKPEYNTGDGAFELAAPIYARVKGQPELVKKQYLDMNMWLPGDILLKADKMCMAHSLELRVPFLDRKVMEFAEHIPDRYRINENGNKQVLRHAANKSLPDEWATRPKVGFPVPIVYWLREQKWYDYVKEYFTAPWASEFFDTDELMHLLDLHFAGKGDFQRKIYTPLVFLVWYKRFFIDEDQPAVQAA, encoded by the coding sequence ATGTGCGGTTTTGTCGGTTTTGTCGGTGGGACGGATAACCAATCCGAGGTGCTCACCAAGATGATGGACCGCATTGTCCATCGCGGTCCCGACATGGGCGGTCAGTTTATCGACGGCCGCGTTGCCCTCGGCTTCCGCCGCCTGTCGATCCTCGACCTGACCGAGGCTGGCGCCCAACCCATGGCCAACGAGGACGGTAGCGTCGTCATTGTCTTCAACGGCGAGATCTACAACTTCCAAGAACTCCGTTCCGAGCTCGAGGCCAAGGGCTACCAGTTCCACTGCGGCGCCGACACCGAGAGCCTCCTGCACGGCTACGAGGAGTGGGGCGAGGCAGTACTCGATCGCTTGCGCGGTATGTACGCCTTCGTCATCTGGGACAAGAAGAAGAACAAGCTTTTTGGCGCCCGCGATATCTTTGGCATCAAGCCGCTCTACTACTATCCCATGGCCGATGCGGGCGACGGCGCTCCGGGCGTGCTCTTTGGTTCCGAGATCAAGAGCTTCCTGGACTACCCGCACTTCCACAAGGCGGTCAACAAAAAGGCCCTGCGTCCGTACATGACGCTGCAGTATTCGGCAACCGAGGAGACCTTCTTCGAGGGTGTCTACAAGCTGCCGCCGGCGCACTACTTTACCGTAGACATCCCGACCGGCAAGATGAACATCGAGCGCTACTGGGATTGCGATTACTCTGCCGTCGAGAAGCCGTTCGAAGAGTATGTCGATGAGCTGGACGAGGTCGTGCACGAGAGCGTCGAGGCCCATCGCATCGCCGACGTCAAGGTCGCGTCGTTCCTCTCCGGCGGCGTCGACTCCAGCTACATCGCCGCTTGCCTCATGCCCGACAAGACCTTCTCGGTGGGCTTCGATTACAAGAATTTCAACGAGACCAACTACGCCAAGGAACTTTCCGATAAGCTCGGCGTCGAGAATGTCCGCAAGATGATTACCGCCGACGAGTTCTTCGGTGCGCTCGAGGACATCCAGTATCACATGGACGAGCCGCAGTCCAACCTATCTTCCGTGCCGCTGTGGTTCTTGGCCGAGATGGCCCGCAAGGACGTCACCGTCGTGCTTTCGGGCGAAGGCGCCGACGAGCTCTTTGGCGGCTACGCCTACTACGAGGACACGGTTCCGGTCCGCAAGTACAAAAAGATGGTGCCGCTGCCCATCCGTCGCGCGCTCGGTAACCTGGCGCTGCATATGCCGTACTTCAAGGGACATAACTTCCTGGTCAAGGGTGCCGAGATCCCCGAGAAGTCGTTCCTGGGACAGGCTCTGGTATGGCCGGAGCGCGAGGTCGACGGCGTGCTCAAGCCCGAGTACAACACCGGCGATGGCGCCTTCGAGCTTGCCGCTCCCATCTATGCGCGCGTGAAGGGTCAGCCCGAGCTGGTCAAGAAGCAGTACCTGGACATGAACATGTGGCTCCCGGGCGACATTCTGCTCAAGGCCGACAAGATGTGCATGGCGCACTCGCTGGAGCTGCGCGTGCCCTTCCTGGACCGCAAAGTCATGGAGTTCGCCGAGCACATTCCCGACCGCTACCGCATCAACGAGAACGGCAACAAACAGGTACTCCGCCACGCTGCCAACAAGTCGCTGCCCGATGAGTGGGCCACCCGTCCCAAGGTGGGCTTCCCGGTGCCGATTGTCTACTGGCTGCGCGAGCAAAAGTGGTACGACTATGTCAAGGAGTACTTCACCGCGCCGTGGGCAAGCGAGTTCTTCGATACCGACGAGCTCATGCACCTGCTCGATCTGCACTTTGCGGGCAAGGGCGATTTCCAGCGCAAGATCTATACGCCGCTCGTGTTCCTGGTGTGGTACAAGCGCTTCTTTATCGACGAGGACCAGCCCGCTGTTCAGGCTGCCTAG
- the ispE gene encoding 4-(cytidine 5'-diphospho)-2-C-methyl-D-erythritol kinase produces the protein MTDRSLTLTAPAKINLYLGVHTERDDRGYHRVDSLMAAVGLSDTVTVTPAQALTVQTVPASDFPMQKNTAYRAAVAMAEHYGREANICVTIEKRIPLCAGLGGPSTDAAAVIVALAELWGIDRTDPALDDIARGIGADVPFFLHASPAFYVGGGDVLATEYPALPATPVVLVKPREASVSTIEAYRRFDEAPVPADKPGAIASALRSGDAETAYALIHNNLGVISAQMELQIQTVLDWLRKQDGTVAVDVCGSGACSFAICDTAATAERLADAALQNGWWSCATELIPNTVLIEVPKK, from the coding sequence GTGACCGATCGGTCCCTCACCCTTACCGCGCCGGCAAAGATCAACCTCTACCTGGGGGTTCATACCGAGCGCGATGACCGCGGCTACCACAGGGTCGATTCCCTGATGGCAGCTGTCGGTCTTTCCGATACCGTGACGGTTACGCCGGCACAGGCGCTGACCGTCCAGACGGTTCCGGCATCAGATTTTCCCATGCAAAAGAATACGGCGTATCGGGCTGCGGTTGCTATGGCCGAGCATTATGGTCGCGAGGCAAACATCTGCGTGACGATTGAGAAACGCATTCCATTGTGCGCCGGCTTGGGCGGTCCCTCGACGGATGCTGCCGCGGTCATTGTCGCCTTGGCGGAGCTCTGGGGCATTGATCGCACCGACCCAGCGCTCGACGACATTGCGCGGGGCATTGGTGCTGACGTCCCGTTCTTTTTGCACGCGAGCCCTGCGTTCTACGTAGGTGGGGGAGACGTGCTGGCAACTGAGTATCCCGCGCTGCCCGCAACGCCCGTCGTGTTGGTCAAGCCGCGCGAGGCGAGCGTTTCGACAATTGAGGCCTATCGACGTTTTGACGAGGCCCCGGTGCCTGCAGACAAGCCCGGCGCGATAGCTTCTGCCTTGCGTTCCGGTGATGCCGAGACGGCATATGCGCTCATCCATAACAACCTGGGTGTCATTTCCGCACAGATGGAGCTGCAGATTCAAACGGTTCTCGATTGGCTGCGTAAACAGGACGGCACCGTTGCTGTAGATGTGTGCGGATCGGGCGCCTGCTCGTTTGCCATTTGCGACACCGCCGCCACGGCCGAAAGGCTTGCCGACGCTGCCCTGCAAAACGGCTGGTGGTCCTGCGCGACGGAGCTCATTCCCAACACGGTTCTCATCGAAGTGCCAAAGAAGTAA
- the dtd gene encoding D-aminoacyl-tRNA deacylase, whose amino-acid sequence MRAVVQRVLNAGVTVDGECVGKIGRGYLVLLGVGHGDTRAEADKLWGKLRGLRINEDENGKTNLALADVDGEVLVVSQFTLFADCRHGRRPSFTDAGAPDVANELYEYFLTLVRQDVEHVAHGIFGADMKVDLVNDGPFTIVLDTDNL is encoded by the coding sequence GTGCGTGCGGTGGTGCAGCGCGTACTCAATGCCGGCGTGACAGTCGACGGCGAGTGCGTGGGCAAAATTGGGCGCGGCTATCTGGTGCTGTTGGGCGTGGGCCACGGCGACACGCGCGCCGAGGCTGATAAGTTGTGGGGCAAGCTCCGCGGCTTGCGTATTAACGAGGACGAGAACGGTAAGACCAACCTGGCACTTGCCGATGTCGACGGCGAGGTTCTCGTAGTGTCGCAGTTCACGCTGTTCGCCGATTGCCGTCACGGCCGCCGCCCATCGTTTACCGATGCCGGCGCCCCCGATGTTGCCAACGAGCTCTACGAGTACTTCCTGACGCTCGTTCGCCAAGATGTCGAACACGTGGCGCACGGCATCTTTGGCGCCGATATGAAAGTCGACTTGGTCAACGACGGCCCATTCACCATCGTCCTCGATACCGACAATCTGTAA
- a CDS encoding Veg family protein codes for MEEMEVNHVDDIHEKLTDMVGDRVKVKANMGRTRVVERMGTIKSVHPAVFIVEVDERRGRKSRQSYQYIDVLTGQVELFDPESGEHIFTPLGNQLEEH; via the coding sequence ATGGAAGAGATGGAAGTCAATCACGTCGACGACATCCACGAGAAGCTGACCGATATGGTGGGCGATCGCGTCAAGGTGAAGGCCAACATGGGCCGCACCCGCGTCGTCGAGCGCATGGGCACCATCAAGAGCGTCCACCCCGCCGTCTTTATCGTCGAGGTCGACGAGCGCCGCGGCCGCAAGTCGCGTCAGTCCTACCAGTATATCGATGTCCTCACCGGGCAGGTCGAACTGTTTGACCCCGAGAGCGGCGAGCATATCTTTACCCCGCTCGGCAACCAGCTCGAGGAGCACTAG